Proteins from a genomic interval of Schistocerca piceifrons isolate TAMUIC-IGC-003096 chromosome 3, iqSchPice1.1, whole genome shotgun sequence:
- the LOC124788524 gene encoding SCAN domain-containing protein 3-like, with product MSKQEKSAEAALHVCWTLSKHQKTFSDSEIMKECMLEVASALFEGKKDVFTAIQSIPMSARTNDEFIKNSNIHFGKLVSLSTDGASAMIGKGKGAVKKIRDQNPGLISYQCIIHQTALCGKLSATLKEVMDSLVQLINFMRSHSSLQHRKFKKFLSEGDAAYSDLL from the exons ATGAGTAAACAAGAAAAATCGGCAGAAGCAGCGTTACATGTGTGCTGGACACTTAGTAAACACCAAAAAACATTTTcagattctgaaataatgaaaGAATGTATGTTGGAAGTAGCCTCGGCACTTTTTGAAGGAAAAAAGGATGTTTTCACTGCAATTCAAAGTATTCCAATGTCGGCAAGAA CTAATGACGAATTTATTAAGAACTCCAACATTCATTTTGGTAAATTAGTATCACTTTCAACTGACGGTGCCTCAGCAATGATTGGCAAAGGAAAAGGTGCAGTAAAGAAAATCAGGGATCAGAATCCAGGTCTAATATCGTATCAGTGTATAATTCATCAGACTGCCCTTTGTGGAAAACTTAGTGCTACACTGAAAGAAGTAATGGACAGCTTGGTGCAGTTGATTAATTTTATGAGGTCTCATTCTTCTCTTCAACACCGAAAGTTCAAGAAGTTTCTTTCAGAAGGCGATGCAGCGTATTCTGACTTACTGTAA